One Megasphaera elsdenii DSM 20460 genomic window carries:
- a CDS encoding HAD family hydrolase, translating to MNIRKLLIFDMDGTMFDTEPISYRCWRDVSARYGFDLDRQVFDHMLGRDNRRIRAICDDAFGPSYPYDAICREKVALQLDYYRTHDIPVKPGLLQVLHYAREAGMACAVASSSPRALIEYLLDKTGVASFFSVVQSGEEAAHGKPAPDVFLMACDKALVEPSRALVLEDSENGILAAHAAGIPSIWIPDLITIPKDVQALAWKCCHSLDEVPELLAKGDYHDDTE from the coding sequence ATGAATATACGAAAATTACTTATTTTTGATATGGATGGGACCATGTTTGACACGGAGCCTATTTCTTATCGTTGTTGGCGGGACGTGTCAGCCCGATATGGATTCGATCTGGACCGACAGGTGTTCGACCACATGCTTGGCCGTGATAATCGGCGCATCCGGGCTATCTGTGACGATGCTTTTGGGCCGTCCTATCCATATGATGCCATTTGTCGGGAAAAAGTGGCCTTGCAGCTGGACTATTACCGTACTCATGATATCCCTGTCAAACCGGGGCTGCTCCAGGTCCTGCACTATGCCAGGGAAGCAGGGATGGCCTGCGCCGTCGCCTCGTCGTCACCGCGGGCATTGATTGAATATTTATTAGATAAAACAGGCGTGGCCTCCTTCTTTTCCGTTGTCCAGAGCGGGGAAGAGGCAGCCCATGGCAAGCCGGCTCCCGATGTGTTCCTCATGGCTTGCGACAAGGCCCTCGTTGAACCGTCCCGGGCTTTGGTGTTGGAAGACTCCGAAAATGGTATCCTTGCCGCCCATGCGGCGGGAATCCCGTCTATCTGGATTCCCGATTTAATTACCATTCCCAAAGACGTACAGGCCCTGGCCTGGAAATGTTGTCACAGCCTGGATGAAGTACCGGAGCTGTTGGCGAAAGGAGATTATCATGATGACACAGAATAA
- a CDS encoding multidrug effflux MFS transporter, with the protein MMTQNKRSRWLLLMTVLLGMLAAIAPLSTDMYLPALPSMMTAFGVTPSVIQLTLTASMAGMALGQIAVGPISDDKGRRLPLMVGMAIFTLSTVGCIWSPSIQIFLIFRLIQGCAGGAGIVLSRAIARDICKGSALTRLFAMLMLVNGIAPILAPVIGGQILRFAPWEGVFLFIAIVGLLLTVSAGLMRETLPQRRRVSGGMAASLNGFTALFRQPYFMGHCIMQCFAFAAFFAYISGSSFVFQNVYSVSAQAFSLIFGINGVGLMINGAVTGRLTGRIADWKLLRFSLFLAAVGSVALLAAFSTGMPLPVIMVLLFLTVSTLSMMSTSSFSMAMQDQGRSAGSASALIGFFSMISGAVMAPVVGIAGDHTAIPMGIVMVIGEIGALLTFYALIYPRHKDSL; encoded by the coding sequence ATGATGACACAGAATAAGCGGAGCCGCTGGCTTTTGCTCATGACCGTATTGTTAGGGATGCTGGCGGCGATTGCCCCGTTGTCGACGGATATGTACCTGCCGGCCCTGCCGTCGATGATGACGGCATTTGGCGTTACGCCGTCGGTTATCCAGCTGACCTTGACGGCTTCCATGGCCGGCATGGCCCTGGGGCAAATTGCCGTCGGTCCTATCAGCGACGATAAGGGTCGGCGCCTACCCCTGATGGTCGGCATGGCTATTTTCACCTTGTCGACGGTGGGCTGTATTTGGTCGCCGTCCATTCAGATTTTCCTCATCTTCCGCCTCATTCAGGGATGCGCCGGCGGTGCCGGTATCGTCCTGTCCCGGGCCATTGCCCGCGATATCTGCAAGGGCAGTGCCTTGACGCGACTCTTTGCCATGCTCATGCTGGTCAATGGGATTGCTCCTATCCTGGCTCCCGTCATCGGCGGCCAGATCCTGCGCTTTGCCCCGTGGGAAGGCGTCTTCCTTTTCATTGCCATTGTCGGGCTGCTCCTGACCGTATCGGCCGGTTTGATGCGTGAAACCCTGCCTCAGCGGCGACGCGTTTCCGGTGGCATGGCGGCCAGTCTGAACGGCTTTACGGCCCTGTTCCGTCAGCCTTATTTCATGGGTCATTGTATCATGCAGTGCTTTGCTTTTGCCGCCTTTTTTGCCTATATTTCCGGATCGTCCTTTGTTTTCCAGAACGTCTACAGCGTATCGGCTCAGGCTTTCAGCCTCATCTTTGGCATCAATGGTGTCGGCCTCATGATCAACGGTGCCGTTACGGGCCGGTTGACAGGCCGCATTGCTGACTGGAAACTCCTGCGGTTTTCCTTGTTCCTGGCCGCTGTCGGCAGCGTGGCCCTGCTGGCAGCCTTCAGTACCGGCATGCCGCTGCCGGTCATCATGGTCCTCCTGTTCCTGACCGTATCGACGCTGTCCATGATGAGCACCAGCAGTTTTTCCATGGCTATGCAGGACCAGGGACGCAGTGCCGGCAGTGCATCGGCTCTCATCGGATTCTTTTCCATGATCAGCGGCGCCGTCATGGCCCCTGTCGTCGGCATCGCTGGCGACCATACGGCCATTCCCATGGGCATCGTCATGGTCATTGGCGAAATCGGTGCCCTCCTGACCTTCTATGCCTTGATCTATCCGAGACATAAGGATAGTTTGTAG
- a CDS encoding M20 metallopeptidase family protein — translation MIDILETVRKDQGELVALRRHFHEHPELSKQEDQTLAYIAETLKGYGISYRIIDKGGLIAWIDGKGPGKTLLLRADVDALPIEEGEKNLSRPRVCRSQNHGVMHACGHDGHMAMQLMAAKWLNRWKDQWDGTVVLMFERGEEESGPLEYLLRYLETDSPWHIDACYATHVRWDIPAGKVAICHEAPMAGGFGFEIRIDGHGGHGSRPDLAESPIDCFHDFYGNMQALRMRAVPPKECLTFSIGSLHSGDVLNVIPNSLTFAGTCRFFSYDHAGKRFYEEFKRILANACQTYDCRYDILHMPEPLFEVQNNPVCVGIAEKAVEKYIGTDALTDCTPWMASETFAITSRLYPGVLTFTGIENKEKGCGANHHTPEFDLDEDGLTYGAATCLGFALEYLSQKPDIPFQRPDEPLDKLVARNI, via the coding sequence ATGATCGATATTCTCGAAACAGTACGCAAAGACCAGGGCGAACTCGTCGCCTTGCGCCGCCATTTTCATGAACATCCGGAACTGTCCAAACAGGAAGACCAGACCTTGGCCTACATTGCGGAAACATTGAAAGGCTATGGCATTTCCTATCGCATAATCGATAAAGGCGGACTCATCGCCTGGATCGATGGCAAAGGCCCAGGCAAGACCCTGCTCCTGCGGGCCGACGTCGATGCCCTGCCCATTGAGGAAGGCGAGAAGAACTTATCCCGTCCCCGCGTCTGCCGCTCCCAGAACCACGGCGTCATGCATGCCTGTGGGCACGACGGCCACATGGCCATGCAGCTCATGGCCGCGAAATGGCTCAACCGCTGGAAGGACCAGTGGGACGGCACAGTCGTCTTGATGTTTGAACGAGGCGAAGAGGAATCAGGGCCTTTGGAATATCTCCTGCGCTACTTGGAAACCGATAGTCCCTGGCATATCGACGCCTGCTACGCGACCCACGTCCGCTGGGATATTCCGGCAGGCAAAGTTGCTATCTGCCACGAAGCTCCCATGGCCGGCGGCTTCGGCTTTGAAATCCGCATCGACGGCCACGGCGGCCACGGCTCCCGGCCGGACCTGGCCGAAAGCCCCATCGACTGCTTCCACGACTTCTACGGCAATATGCAGGCCCTGCGGATGCGGGCTGTACCACCGAAAGAATGTCTGACCTTCTCCATCGGCAGCCTGCACAGCGGTGACGTCCTCAACGTCATCCCCAACAGCCTGACCTTTGCCGGCACCTGCCGCTTCTTCAGCTACGACCACGCTGGCAAGCGCTTCTATGAAGAATTTAAGCGCATCCTCGCCAACGCCTGCCAGACCTATGACTGCCGCTATGACATCCTGCACATGCCGGAACCGCTCTTTGAAGTCCAGAACAATCCGGTCTGCGTCGGAATCGCCGAAAAAGCCGTCGAAAAATATATCGGCACCGATGCCCTCACGGACTGCACGCCCTGGATGGCATCGGAAACCTTCGCCATCACCTCCCGCCTTTACCCGGGCGTCCTGACTTTTACAGGCATCGAAAACAAAGAAAAAGGCTGCGGTGCCAATCACCACACGCCCGAATTTGACCTCGACGAAGACGGCCTGACCTACGGCGCCGCCACCTGCCTGGGCTTCGCCTTAGAGTACCTGTCGCAAAAACCGGATATCCCCTTCCAGCGGCCAGATGAACCACTCGATAAACTCGTCGCACGGAATATATGA
- a CDS encoding cob(I)yrinic acid a,c-diamide adenosyltransferase, whose product MDTGLIHIYCGDGKGKTTASLGLVLRCAGRGGKVLFAQFLKGRPTGELEALKALTQVTVLRGKAMTKFTFQMTADEKKETCQAQTTLLQKIQDFCEKHHPDLAVCDELVGACALGLVPEEQVIHFLKGKPAHTEVVLTGRNPSPALLDLADYVSEIKKIKHPFDRGIAARIGIEE is encoded by the coding sequence ATGGATACCGGTTTAATACATATATATTGTGGTGACGGCAAGGGCAAGACGACGGCTTCATTGGGGCTGGTCCTTCGTTGTGCCGGCCGGGGCGGCAAGGTCCTCTTCGCGCAATTTCTCAAGGGCCGGCCGACGGGCGAACTGGAAGCCCTCAAAGCCCTGACGCAGGTCACGGTCCTGAGGGGAAAAGCCATGACCAAGTTCACGTTCCAGATGACAGCAGACGAAAAAAAAGAGACCTGCCAAGCCCAGACAACACTGTTGCAAAAAATCCAGGACTTCTGCGAAAAGCATCACCCCGACCTGGCCGTCTGCGATGAGCTCGTCGGCGCCTGTGCCCTGGGACTCGTCCCGGAAGAACAGGTCATCCATTTCTTAAAAGGAAAACCGGCTCATACAGAAGTCGTCCTGACCGGCCGCAATCCCAGTCCGGCATTGCTGGACTTAGCCGATTACGTCTCTGAAATCAAGAAAATCAAACATCCCTTTGACCGGGGCATTGCCGCCCGCATCGGGATTGAAGAATAA
- a CDS encoding CCA tRNA nucleotidyltransferase: MEERACQLLTALEDAGFEAYVVGGAVRDLLMGKEPHDYDITTSARPEDIRAVAEKEGWHTVEIHGEAFGIVVVVVGGQTFEVATFRGEAYGEDSHRPDTVWYADTLREDVLRRDFTVNAMAMDWRGDIYDYVGGQKDLRKKRLVTVGDPVRRFQEDALRLFRACRFAGQLDFMASKELIQAMPKAFGRVSGLSLERVVNEMDRLMVTPAAYRGLDILVRTGLGSCSCRQKVKGCYEAVPILPELSHLPETPQSKPFHLFDAWVHTLATVAHTPPDLTIRYAALFHDIAKGLPGIRGVHKGRYTDYGHDAKGAELAEAILLRWHKKPAFAQRVAWLVKTHMKFHFFANTAEGDVQKWLRHEALDGPFRRTEELVEAVGQATAVACGDILGCGHADASTEGTESFGAYMAVLAQAMPVSTKDLHYDRRIPEACGRQTGDCLRVLLKRVQNQELVNDADVLAEAARRWLKRHEGAGHHG, from the coding sequence ATGGAAGAACGAGCCTGTCAGCTATTGACAGCTTTAGAAGATGCAGGCTTTGAAGCCTATGTCGTCGGCGGTGCTGTGCGCGACCTGCTCATGGGGAAAGAGCCGCATGATTACGACATTACCACGTCTGCCCGGCCAGAAGATATACGGGCTGTTGCCGAAAAAGAAGGCTGGCATACGGTTGAAATCCATGGCGAAGCCTTCGGCATCGTCGTCGTTGTTGTCGGTGGCCAGACTTTTGAAGTCGCCACCTTCCGCGGCGAAGCCTATGGAGAAGACAGCCACCGTCCCGATACGGTCTGGTATGCCGATACCCTGCGTGAAGACGTCCTGCGCCGCGACTTCACGGTCAATGCCATGGCCATGGATTGGCGCGGCGATATTTACGACTACGTCGGCGGCCAGAAAGATTTACGCAAGAAGCGGCTGGTCACTGTCGGTGATCCGGTCCGCCGCTTCCAGGAAGATGCCCTGCGGTTGTTCCGGGCCTGCCGCTTTGCCGGCCAGCTCGACTTCATGGCTTCAAAAGAATTGATCCAGGCCATGCCAAAGGCCTTTGGCCGCGTTTCTGGCTTGTCTTTAGAACGAGTCGTCAATGAAATGGACCGCCTCATGGTTACGCCGGCGGCTTACCGGGGGCTGGATATCCTGGTCCGCACCGGTCTCGGTAGCTGTTCGTGCCGACAGAAGGTGAAAGGCTGCTATGAAGCCGTCCCGATCCTGCCGGAATTGAGCCATCTGCCGGAAACGCCGCAGTCGAAGCCTTTCCATCTCTTCGATGCCTGGGTGCATACCTTGGCGACCGTCGCTCATACGCCGCCGGACCTGACTATCCGATATGCGGCGTTATTTCACGATATCGCCAAGGGCCTGCCGGGAATCCGTGGGGTCCATAAGGGCCGTTACACCGATTATGGCCACGATGCCAAAGGAGCGGAACTGGCGGAAGCCATTTTACTGCGCTGGCATAAGAAACCAGCCTTTGCCCAGCGCGTGGCCTGGCTGGTCAAGACGCATATGAAATTCCATTTCTTTGCCAATACGGCCGAAGGCGATGTACAGAAGTGGCTGCGCCATGAAGCCCTCGACGGGCCTTTCCGCCGGACTGAGGAGCTCGTCGAAGCTGTCGGGCAGGCTACGGCCGTTGCCTGTGGTGATATTTTAGGCTGTGGTCATGCCGATGCCAGCACAGAAGGGACGGAATCTTTCGGGGCCTATATGGCCGTACTGGCCCAAGCCATGCCAGTCAGTACCAAAGACCTGCATTACGACCGACGGATTCCCGAGGCTTGCGGCCGTCAGACCGGCGACTGCCTGCGGGTCCTCTTGAAACGGGTCCAGAACCAGGAACTGGTAAATGATGCCGATGTATTGGCCGAAGCAGCCCGGCGCTGGCTGAAGCGTCATGAAGGGGCAGGGCATCATGGATAA